Proteins from a single region of Eremothecium gossypii ATCC 10895 chromosome VI, complete sequence:
- the RPL37A gene encoding 60S ribosomal protein eL37 (Syntenic homolog of Saccharomyces cerevisiae YLR185W (RPL37A) and YDR500C (RPL37B); 1-intron) yields the protein MGKGTPSFGKRHNKSHTLCNRCGRRSFHIQKKTCSSCGYPAAKMRSYNWATKAKRRRTTGTGRMRYLKTVARKFKNGFQTGEAKPQSA from the exons ATGGGTA AGGGTACTCCATCCTTTGGTAAGCGTCACAACAAGTCTCACACCTTGTGCAACAGATGTGGCCGTCGTTCTTTCCACATCCAGAAGAAGACGTGCTCTTCTTGTGGCTACCCAGCCGCTAAGATGAGATCTTACAACTGGGCTACCAAGGCTAAGAGAAGAAGAACTACCGGTACCGGCAGAATGAGATACTTGAAGACCGTTGCCCGTAAGTTCAAGAACGGCTTCCAGACTGGCGAGGCCAAGCCACAGTCCGCTTGA